The sequence GGAGGCAGCCGCAGCCCGTCCAGCACCAGCGTCGTCAGCGCGTCCGGCAGCTCCAGCGGGTTGCCGATGTCCTCCTCGCTCAGCACCGCCAGCAGCAGCCGCTCGACCGCGCCCACCACCGCGAGCCCGCTCACCGCCGGGCGGATGGGCCTGAGCAGCCCGTGCGTGTGCGCCTTCTGCGTGATGTCCACCGCGTGACGCGCCACCAGCTTCGACAGCTCGGCCACCTTGGCGCGCGCGCCCACCGCCGGGCCCCGGCTCTCCTGGAGGTACAGCCGCACCACGCCCGGGTACTGCAACAGCGCCCCGGCGATGACGGCCGCCACCGCGCGGTAGGCGTCGAACATGGCCTCCACGTCGCGCGCCTGCTCCAGGGAGCGGCCGCACGCCTCCATCCCCTCGAGCAGCTCGCCACGCACCGGCTCCAGCAGCGCGTCCACCAGGGCGGCCTTGTCGTCGAAGTACCGGTAGAACGTCCCCTTGGCCACCCCGGCCGCCTGGGTGATGTCGTCGATGGTGACCGCGTCCAGGCCCCGCTCCAGGAAGAGCTTCAGCGCCGCGTCCTCCAACTCCTTCGTCCGCTCGCGCCGGTGGGCCTCCCGACGGCCGCCCGGCCGCCCGGGCCGCGTGCCCGCCTGTGGGGAAGTGTCCGCGCCCGCGCCCCGAGGGGGCTCTTTCGTCGCCATCTGCGTGCACTCCGACGTGTTGCGGTATAGAAAAAGAGTGACCAAATAGTCATCATTCGCAGCGTGGCGTCGGCCGGGCGCCCGCCGGAGAGCAACGATGATTGGCATTCCACTGGGCTGGGCGTACTCCAATTTCGGGGAATGGGCGCTGCACAAGTACGTGCTGCACGGCCTGGGGAAGTCCCGTGAGAGCTTCTGGAGCTTCCACTGGCACGAGCACCACCAGAAGTCGCGGCGCAACGACATGGTGGATGACCAGTACATGCGCTCGCTGTGGACCTGGTCGGCCAAGACGAAGGAGATGCTGGCGCTGGCGGCGCTGGCGGTGGCGCACGCGCCGCTGTTCCCCGTGGCGCCCTTCTTCGTGGGCACGGTGTGGGCCTGCGCGGTGAACTACTACCGCGTCCACCGGCGCGCGCACCTGGACCCGGTGTGGGCTCGCGAGCACCTGCCGTGGCACTACGACCACCACATGGGGCGCAACCAGAACGCGAACTGGTGCGTGACGCATCCGTTCTTCGACAACATCCTGGGCACGCGGCGCGAGTACCTCGGCGTGCAGCCGCCTGCCTCGGTGGAGACGGTGGGGACGGTCAAGAAGGTGGAGGCCGCGCCCGCCGCCGCGCAGGCCTCCGTGTGTTGACCGTCCCCCGCCGTCAGAACACGAGGTCGAAGTAGTTCGCCCGGGCGCGGATGCCCGCGCAGGCCCGGAGGGTGGCCGTCCAGTCCCTGGTGGGCAGCGAGCCGCGCGCGTCGAAGATGAACTCCAATTCATCCTCGCGGGCCAGGTCCAGCAGGTCCACGGCGCCGCTGCCGGTGAGGCGGAGCGTATTGGTGGGCGTGCTGCTGGCGCGGCGGAACTCGCCGATGAGGATGGTGTCCTCGGAGCCCGGCTTGCGCACGGACACGCTGGCGCGTTCGATGCCGCTGATGTCCGTGTCGGCCGTCACCTCGAACTCCTTGAGGCGCAGCTCGGTGTCCACGTCGGCGTCCTCGGGGAGCGGGGCGGAGAGGTCTCCGAGCGGGAAGGTGAGGGACTGCTGGACGCTCGCGGTGCCGGGGAAGGCGGCGGGGAAGGAGAGGTCGGGCTCCGTCTTGCAGATTTCCTCGGCCTCGGCCTCGATGAAGAAGAGCGAGTCACAGCCGGTGGCGAAGAGCGCCGCGGAGAGCAGCAGGACGCGGAAGGAAGTCGTTCGCATGGGAATCAGGCTCCGGCTCTAGAAGAAGTACAGGAGGAACCCCACCTTCACGGAGGGGACGGTGGCGCGCACGGAGAGGTCCCGGGCGGTGATGCTGGGGTCATTGGCGACGTCCTGGATGATGGCGCTCGCGTCGTCGACCTTGAGCGCCACGTAGCTCAGGCCCAGGTGGAGGAAGAAGTTGAAGCGGCTGGCCGAGCCGATTTCGAGGCCGACGCTGCCGCCGACGTAGTCGTAGGTGACGTCGGAGGTGGAGGAGCCGGTCGGCCTCGCGCCGAGCCAGTCGACGACGTCGTTGTACTCGGAGCCGAAGTAGTGGCCCGCCTCGGCGTTGATGGAGGGGGCGATGAAGGTCTGCAAGGGGAGGAGGCTGACGCCGGCGCGCAGGCCGAAGCTGAGCGTGTTGGTGGTGGGGCCCGCCTGGAGGCGCAGCCAGGGCAGCGGCCGCAGCACGGCGGAGATGCCAATGCCATGGGGCGCGCCCGCGTCCACCAGGACGCCGAAGCGGCGCAATTGCGGCTCACCGGCGGCGCCGTCCTGGGCCAGCGCCGGTGTCGCCGCCGCGAGCGCCAGGAGACAGACGCAGATTGCGCTGTGTCGTCGGAGGGGAAGTGCGGTGCGTCTTCTCGTCGGAGATGTCGCCATCGTCATAGGAAGTTCCAGCGTGGTTCCGGCCCGGCGGCCATCATTCGTGGGAGCGGACGGAAAGAGAAGCCACGTCGAGGGAAATGACCCGCGAGTGGGGGAGGGCGGACAGGGCTGCCGGGCGGATGGGAGCATGTTTTCCGGGGCTGTCGAGTAGCCTGGAGGGTCATGCGCACGGGGTGGAGCGGAGGCCTGATGACGCGGTGCGGGTGGAGCCTGCTGCTGGGGTGGTTTGTCGCGGGTTGTGCCTCGGTGCCCTCGGCGTCGGATGGGGCTCTCGGCCATGGGGTCATGACTCACCAGCGGGGTCGGGTGGTGGCCATGTCGAGCCCCGTGGTTGTGGCTCGGGAAGGTGTGCAGCTCGACGCATTCGAGCAAGTGCTGGTGGCCGCCGGGGTGGACTCCGCGAAGGCGCTGCCTCCTCGTGATGAGGACCTGACTCCGGACGAGGCCGCGCGACTGCTGGCGCTGTTGCTGTCGCGGCGGGTGACGCTGGACAGCTTTGCGCCAGGACTGACCGCGAGCCACCTGCTGCGTGAGGTGCTCGCAGGAGGTGAGGTGTCCCGCGAGGAGTTGCTACGGAGAGTCGCGCGCTTCACCCACGTGGCGGTGCTGAGGCCGGATGGATACCTGGCCTGGGCACGCAGTGGGCGGACGCAGCAGCGCGTGGGGGCAGTGCAGTGGAGTGACGGCTCCTTCCGCGCGGGGCCATTCGAGCTGGGACGCTTCTACTCGGGGAAGGGTGGGGCGTTCCGGTTGCTGGATGACCGGTTGAGGGATGCCGGTGGTGGTGCGCTGGCGGAGGTGTATGACGACGCCGACTACCTGGGACGCTCGCTGGATGGCGCGGAGGAGGCGTTCATCGAGTTGGCCGCTGCGATGGGGCAGTTGCTGACGCGCCCGATGGACAGCCTGGTGGAGCTGCGGAACCTGCCAGCGGGACTCGCGGCCCTGGTGGCTTCGTCACCTGAGTACCTGGAGCGCTTCCGGCACATGACGCGGGGCGAGCAGGTGAAGGCGCTCTCCAAGCTGACCACCAGCCTCATCGCCACGTGGGGCGCTGCTTCCGGAACGACGCGCATGGTGACAGGCGCGCTGCGTGGCGCGGAGGCCACCGTGCCCGTGCTGTCCCTGTCCGCGGAGGGGGCGCTGGTGATGGAGCAAGTCTCCGTGCCGGTGGGGCAGATGGCTACGGTTTTGGGAGGCGGGCCCGGCGCGGCCATCATCCTTCAGCGGGCACTCACGGGGAGTCGGGCGATGCCGCCAGCGGATGGCCCAGGAAAGTGGGAGCCCGTGAGCGAGAGCATGAGCCAGGCCGCGCGCGAGTATCAGGCCCAGGTCACCGGAGCGCCCGAAGGATTGGCCTACAACGTCCGGGGCGTGAAGTTCGATGGTTACACGAATGGCGTGCTGCTGGAGACCAAGGGACCGGGTTACGCAAAGTTCCTCAAGAATGGGAGCTTCAGGTCATGGTTCCGGGGAGCGGACGGACTGCTCCAGCAAGCGGAGCGCCAATTCAAGGCGGCCATGGGAACACGCATCCAGTGGCATTTCGCTGAGCGAGAGGTTGCTGACGCAGTGCGAGCCATGCTTCGTGAGAGCGAGCTCGGAGATATCCAGGTGGTCTTCACGCCAGTCCGATGACAGAGAGCATCCGCAGCATGGTTGAAACGTACTACGCAGGTGCCTACTGGCCCGGACGCGTCGAGCCGCTCGAGTCCTACGCTCGCCGCGCGGAGACCTTCTTCCGTCTGCTTTCCTCTGCCGACCCGACCTTCTCCCGGTGGCTCGAAAAGGCAGGCTCCCGCTCGGCGGCGCTCAAGCTCCAGTTCACGCCGAACGCCGAAACGCTGCTCGGCCTCTTCGAGAAGAAGCAGTACCGGCGCGACGAGGCCGGCATCTCCTTCTCGGCTTGGAACGGAGAGCCGGATGGCGCCAGCAGTGCGGTCCGGTTCGCTTGCGGCTCCACCTCGCCGCTTCTGGGCGACTTCTGCACGCTGAATCTTCCGACGGAGGGCGCTGTCCGGGAGCGCATCCTGTCGGCGACTTCGTTCGAGCAGGTGCTGCGAGCCATGGTCCTCGCTTGGGAGCCGGAGTGGGCCATCGCCACGTCCCAGGTTCATCGGGATGAGGTCTTGAAGCTCTCCAAGGCAGGGACGTTCGTCGGCTGGGTCACGTACTTCGCGCACAGTCGAGGAGTGATGCCTGCATTGCCCGAGCCTGTTCGCACGAAGCCCCTGGGCGACAAGGGCACGCTGCTCATTCTCACGCCAGAGCGCTTCACGGCCAGCAATCCACAGCACGTGGCCCTCGCGGCTCACGTGCAGGAGTTGCTGGTGCAGTCGGGACTGCTGAAGCCGCTCAGCCCATCACCATCGCCTATGTGATGGCGGCCGGGTCCATGCGACGCGTTAGCTACCGGAAGCCCTCTGCGGGAGAGCTGCTCACCTCATTCCAGGGTTGTATTCCTGGAGAAGAACCTCCTAGGTTGACCCGCATGGGTGACTTTTACCAGAACATCGTGGTCCGGGACGTCTCCGC comes from Pyxidicoccus parkwaysis and encodes:
- a CDS encoding TetR/AcrR family transcriptional regulator, with translation MATKEPPRGAGADTSPQAGTRPGRPGGRREAHRRERTKELEDAALKLFLERGLDAVTIDDITQAAGVAKGTFYRYFDDKAALVDALLEPVRGELLEGMEACGRSLEQARDVEAMFDAYRAVAAVIAGALLQYPGVVRLYLQESRGPAVGARAKVAELSKLVARHAVDITQKAHTHGLLRPIRPAVSGLAVVGAVERLLLAVLSEEDIGNPLELPDALTTLVLDGLRLPPEGNRAGRRKLDGGPKRP
- a CDS encoding Tox-REase-5 domain-containing protein yields the protein MSSPVVVAREGVQLDAFEQVLVAAGVDSAKALPPRDEDLTPDEAARLLALLLSRRVTLDSFAPGLTASHLLREVLAGGEVSREELLRRVARFTHVAVLRPDGYLAWARSGRTQQRVGAVQWSDGSFRAGPFELGRFYSGKGGAFRLLDDRLRDAGGGALAEVYDDADYLGRSLDGAEEAFIELAAAMGQLLTRPMDSLVELRNLPAGLAALVASSPEYLERFRHMTRGEQVKALSKLTTSLIATWGAASGTTRMVTGALRGAEATVPVLSLSAEGALVMEQVSVPVGQMATVLGGGPGAAIILQRALTGSRAMPPADGPGKWEPVSESMSQAAREYQAQVTGAPEGLAYNVRGVKFDGYTNGVLLETKGPGYAKFLKNGSFRSWFRGADGLLQQAERQFKAAMGTRIQWHFAEREVADAVRAMLRESELGDIQVVFTPVR
- a CDS encoding immunity 52 family protein; translated protein: MVETYYAGAYWPGRVEPLESYARRAETFFRLLSSADPTFSRWLEKAGSRSAALKLQFTPNAETLLGLFEKKQYRRDEAGISFSAWNGEPDGASSAVRFACGSTSPLLGDFCTLNLPTEGAVRERILSATSFEQVLRAMVLAWEPEWAIATSQVHRDEVLKLSKAGTFVGWVTYFAHSRGVMPALPEPVRTKPLGDKGTLLILTPERFTASNPQHVALAAHVQELLVQSGLLKPLSPSPSPM